aggtattgaattcctccagaccccaggcaggacacAGGCCTCTAGGTCCCCACTAGGAGATGCCCCGTGTCCTAGCTAGGAAGTACTCCGGGTCCGGTCCCAGGGACCACCCCCTTCCTCTAGTAAAAGGAAAACTttcgataaggagaaccttccatattttcgaatatggaagagtttaaccaaCTCCAAACCGACTAAGGCCAACCTAAAACAACTATATAAGGGgagcctaaaccctaaagcaagggatcgacacttcaagacttagagattagagctaggcggctagaactagggtttatacaccAATCATTGTTGTTCCagcttcttgactcaataatacATGTCTTCAAGTCTATTCCTCTCAAACTATATACGAAATCTATACGAACACCagccttgtccatcgttccgtagtactcacaaaaatcctacacaaaaatcccctaacagtttggcgctagaaggaggggagtaatctaaactaCGTGATAATGGCGGTGGATGAGCAGGACGAGCTACCCGAAGCTACTCCGAGAGAAGCCGAGCTCCAAAGGAAACTCGACGGCATCCAAAGCCAAGTGACCGAGCTAAATAGAGCTCGAGTAGAAGTTACGGAGAATCCCGAGCTCTCCTCAGAAGTCCACATCTTGAAGGAGAAGCTCGACGAACACTCAAAGCAACTGGAGCAGAGCGCGAGAAGCTCAGCCGGCTCGAATCGGAGAATCTAAACCTCCGAGATGAGAACCAGGCCCTCAACATGGCAAGTAACAAGAAGCGTTGATTCCGGGCTCAGATCCGTCCCATGCCGACTCTGGAGACACCCAACTCTGGAACGGGTGTGAATCTCCCACCTACGGCGTCGCAAGGAGACGCAGAAACGCGCGAAAAGGCTAAGGATGCTCATACCTACGACGTAGAAAATTGCAAATCTGAGCATGAACCCGATAAGGAAGCCCCCGAGGGAGCAGCAAAAATGGAGTCTCCCCTGGTTGCTTACCTGGAGCAGATGTTCTCCAAGAGGCTTGATGCCATGCAGTCCATGGTAGAGAGGCTCCCAGGAGTAGCTCCCCCCATCCGAAAGAGCAAACCCGACTCTTATGATGACACTCCTTACGCGGATGAGACCACCTTCATCGAGATGCCCAGGAGCTTCTCCTTCCCTAGCATAAAAGCGTATGACGGCACCAGCGATCCGGACGATCATGTCGCCCAGTACAGACAAAGGATGCTCGCTGTAGCACTCCCAAAGGAGTCACATGAAGCTACCATGTGCAAAGGGTTCGGTTCAACCCTGACCGGACCCACTCTACAATGGTACATAAACCTACCCACCAGGTCCATAGCCTCCTTCGCTATTCTCAGCGACAAGTTCGTAGAACAATTTGCCAGCAGCAGGGACCTGGAGAAAACATCTGATGGCCTCTACGAAATCCTCCATCACCGGGCGGAAGCCCGCTTCAATCAAGAGAAGGTGTCCATTCCCGAATGCAACATCCCCACTGCCATCTCTGCCTTCAAGAGAGGTCAGCTCCCCGACGGGGACCTCTATAAGGAGCTGGCCAAATATCAGTGCAAGACAATGTAAGACGTCATGTCCCGAGTCTGGGCTCGGGTGAAATGGGAGGAAGATGTCGCCAGTCGCGCTAAGGCGCAGGTAAAGAATGGGGTCAGACCAGACCAAACCGAGTGAGGCGAAAAACCCTCTCTAAGATCAACCAAGGATTCCGGAAACCGAAACCGGGGCAGATACCAGAACCGGCCGATCGAGAAGGCAGAAGGGATGGCAGTGTCCACATGGCCAAACATCTCTCACCTCTATGTCTCAAGGCGGGAGCTGATCAAGGTTCTGAGGCGGATGGGCCAACAGGTCAACTGGCCTCAAAAGATGAAAAAGCCCGACTCTTTCCGGAACCATGGTCTTTGGTGCGATTTCCACCAAGACCACTGTCACAAAACGGAGGACTGCGTCGCACTGAAGATCGAGGTCAATGTATTCCTTAAGAAAGGACACCTCAGGGAGTTGCTTTCCGAGAAGGCCAGGCACCATCTAAGCAAGGAGACAACGGGAAAGCCAACTGAAGCTGCTCCCGTCTCGCCACCTCGACAGGACCGAGTGATCCATGTCATATCGGGCGGCTCGGAAATCAGTAGTATAAGCCACGCAGCAGCGAAGAAAAGCCCTTGGAATGCCAAACACGGCCTAGAGGCAGCTAAGCCGAAATGCCTGCTCCTGGGTACGGATGAAATAAGTTTCACGGCCAAGAAGCAGGAAAAGGTTCTCACCTCACATAATGACGCCCTGGTCATATCGCTCATTGTAGCGAACTATCTGGTGAAAAGGATACTAGTAGATAATGGAAGCTCCGGTAATATCATCTTCCAGGACGCATACAAGGATCTAGGGCTGGAGGAAAGCACTCTAACTCGA
The window above is part of the Brassica napus cultivar Da-Ae chromosome C3, Da-Ae, whole genome shotgun sequence genome. Proteins encoded here:
- the LOC111211078 gene encoding uncharacterized protein LOC111211078, producing MAVSTWPNISHLYVSRRELIKVLRRMGQQVNWPQKMKKPDSFRNHGLWCDFHQDHCHKTEDCVALKIEVNVFLKKGHLRELLSEKARHHLSKETTGKPTEAAPVSPPRQDRVIHVISGGSEISSISHAAAKKSPWNAKHGLEAAKPKCLLLGTDEISFTAKKQEKVLTSHNDALVISLIVANYLVKRILVDNGSSGNIIFQDAYKDLGLEESTLTRRITPFIGFSEEVKQTAREVTLPVYAEGINMSTKFLVVDYDSSYNMILGRPWINGMVAVPSTLHQMGRSPTPWGISAIRGDQEHSCSCYQTTLKGKTKVL